A single window of Plasmodium reichenowi strain SY57 chromosome 14, whole genome shotgun sequence DNA harbors:
- a CDS encoding mitochondrial ribosomal protein L20 precursor, putative produces MKLPREVVFQVAKGFRGRSKGCFKIARSRAMKALLYSYIMRRQKYRRLRVHWIASINRACREWKFTYAHFMNSLLNNNILLSRKSLYNLCYTEPISFKCLIDESKFLYFERKLKYRDISQL; encoded by the exons atgAAATTACCAAGAGAAGTTGTTTTTCAAGTTGCTAAAGGATTTAGAGGAAGGAGTAAAGGATGTTTTAAAATAGCAAGGAGCAGGGCAATGAAAGCTTTgttatattcttatataatGAGGCGTCAAAAATATAGGAGATTAAGA GTTCATTGGATTGCTAGTATTAACCGGGCATGTAGAGAATGGAAGTTTACATATGCTCATTTTATGAATAGTTTACTTAACAACAATATTTTGTTAAGTAGAAAAAGTTTGTATAATTTATGTTATACGGAACCCATTAGTTTTAAGTGTTTAATTGATGAGTCaaaatttctttatttcGAGAGAAAATTAAAGTATCGTGATATATCACAGCTGTGA